A window of Mangifera indica cultivar Alphonso chromosome 13, CATAS_Mindica_2.1, whole genome shotgun sequence contains these coding sequences:
- the LOC123195006 gene encoding formin-like protein 13, which yields MALLRRLFHRKPPDGLLEISDRIYVFNCCFTTDALEEENYKGYLGGIVDQLREHFPDAQFLVFNFCEEKTKSLMADVLAEHDITIMDYPRHYEGCPLLPIEVIHHFLRSTESWLSLGLQNVLMMHCERGGWPILAFMLAALLIYRKQYSGEQKTLDMIYKLAPCELLQCLSALNPIPSQLRYLQYISRRNVVSEWPPLDRALTLDCVILRFIPNFDGQGGCRPIFRIYGQDPFLINEQSTKVLYATMKGSKTRRTFKQGECELVKFDINCHIQGDVVLECINLNDDMEREEMMFRVVFNTAFIRSNILMLNLDEVDILWDAKELFPKGFRAEILFSDMDAAASIVNLDVSCFEEKEGLPVEAFAKVHEIFSHVDWLDHKTDLAFNILQHLSGSNIIQKISVIDSSPSLRDSPVLQGARPTNLQDKKKLTIVEDSTESSMSLAPTSQSVPSPQVSSYTNESKDKEPQHFGNALQLHSQSDFASQQAPESCLRDSPLLVLRHHNGSQASDGKPLTHIKSEVPDLMIGSVTVPSTTLPQDPAVPFRPQSQGVNSVSISPPTPPPPIPPRPSLTSSALKASPPPPTPPPLPPPPPSKKPSHCLSDSNSAHSSHIKESEFCLGDQQSVDAPLPALETSIFATNFPLSTTTISPTVPASAISTLPKPPPLKTSEKNFSTSLLSPSVASSITISPPPPPMPPPPPTPPLKEKFGIRARPPPPPSPPPMPLLKEKSNIGAGTPPPPPPPPMLPLKEKSDIGAGTLPCPPPPPKPLLNERSTIEAGPPPPPPPPTCFGQPANSTISSSISPPPPLAPPLSSISPLVHSTSPPLVPSGKGESKTHSASPSSSSPNPPPPLISPSSSRGRLSRTINSRSQQTKKLKPLHWLKLNRAISGSLWAEAIKSGDTSKAPEIDMSELESLFSAAVANADGGKASLRSASALKSDRVQLIDHRRAYNCEIMLSKVKVPLHDLMSSVLDLEESALDIDQVENLIKFCPTEEEIDLLKGYTGEKEKLGRCEQFFLELMQVPRVESKLRVFSFKIQFHSQVSGLQSSLNIVNSASEQIRNSTKLRRVMQTILSLGNALNQGTARGSAVGFRLDSLLKLTDTRARNNKMTLMHYLCKVLADKLPELLDFSGDLTSLEPAARIQLKFLAEEMQALSKGLEKVVQELALSENDGPISVNFHKKLTESLQCAEAEFRTLASLYSAVGRNVDALILYFGEDPSCCPFEQVISTLNNFVKMFNKAHQENCKQHELEMKKLAAASQTSPMNFAHKESERMLHTPT from the exons ATGGCGTTGCTTCGAAGACTGTTCCATCGGAAGCCTCCTGATGGACTGCTCGAGATCTCCGACCGAATTTACG TTTTCAACTGCTGCTTTACTACTGATGCTTTGGAAGAAGAGAATTACAAAGGGTACTTAGGAGGAATAGTTGATCAATTACGAGAACACTTTCCAGATGCCCAGTTCTTGGTGTTCAATTTCTGTGAAGAAAAGACCAAAAGTCTTATGGCTGATGTCTTGGCTGAGCATGACATAACCATAATGGACTACCCTCGACATTATGAGGGTTGCCCATTGCTCCCAATTGAGGTCATCCACCATTTTCTGAGATCTACTGAAAGTTGGCTCTCACTTGGGCTGCAAAATGTGCTGATGATGCATTGTGAGCGGGGTGGTTGGCCAATTTTGGCTTTCATGCTGGCGGCACTCTTGATTTACAGGAAGCAGTATAGTGGAGAACAGAAGACTTTGGACATGATATATAAGCTGGCTCCTTGTGAGCTTTTGCAGTGTCTCTCAGCACTGAATCCAATTCCTTCTCAACTGAGGTATCTGCAGTACATCTCCAGGAGGAATGTAGTCTCAGAATGGCCTCCTTTGGATAGAGCTCTCACCTTGGATTGTGTCATCCTCCGATTTATTCCTAACTTTGATGGACAGGGTGGTTGCCGTCCAATATTTCGAATTTATGGGCAGGATCCTTTCCTTATTAATGAGCAAAGTACCAAGGTCTTATATGCGACAATGAAAGGAAGTAAAACTCGGCGGACTTTTAAGCAG GGAGAATGTGAACTAGTTAAATTTGACATCAATTGCCATATACAAGGTGATGTTGTGCTCGAGTGTATCAACTTGAATGATGACATGGAACGAGAAGAAATGATGTTCCGGGTTGTCTTTAATACAGCCTTTATTAGATCAAATATACTGATGTTGAACCTTGATGAAGTTGACATATTATGGGATGCTAAAGAATTATTCCCGAAGGGATTCAGAGCAGAG ATTCTTTTCTCAGATATGGATGCTGCTGCTTCTATTGTCAATCTTGATGTTTCGTGCTTTGAGGAGAAGGAGGGCCTTCCGGTTGAGGCATTTGCTAAAGTTCATGAAATCTTTAGCCATGTGGATTGGTTAGATCACAAGACAGATTTGGCATTTAATATACTCCAACATTTAAGTGgatcaaatattattcaaaagaTATCAGTCATTGATTCAAGCCCAAGTTTAAGAGATAGCCCGGTACTTCAGGGAGCTCGCCCTACAAATCTTCAAGATAAAAAGAAGCTCACAATTGTGGAGGATAGCACTGAGAGCTCAATGTCCTTGGCTCCAACTTCTCAGTCTGTGCCCTCACCACAAGTATCTTCATATACCAATGAGAGTAAGGACAAAGAACCCCAACATTTTGGGAATGCCCTTCAGCTACATAGTCAATCTGATTTCGCATCTCAACAGGCACCTGAATCTTGTTTGCGAGATTCACCTCTTCTGGTGTTAAGACATCACAATGGATCCCAAGCTTCTGATGGCAAACCGTTGACGCATATAAAGTCAGAGGTCCCTGATTTGATGATAGGATCTGTTACTGTCCCAAGTACCACTCTACCTCAAGATCCTGCTGTCCCATTTAGACCTCAGTCTCAAGGTGTCAACAGTGTTTCAATATCACCACCAACTCCTCCACCCCCTATCCCACCTCGACCTTCTTTAACTTCTAGTGCCTTGAAagcttctcctcctcctcctacTCCACCACCactgccaccaccaccaccttcaaAGAAACCCTCTCATTGTCTTTCAGATTCAAACTCAGCACATTCTTCCCATATTAAAGAGAGTGAATTCTGTTTAGGAGATCAGCAGTCAGTGGACGCCCCCCTCCCAGCTCTTGAGACTTCAATCTTTGCCACAAATTTTCCATTATCTACCACTACTATTTCACCTACAGTACCTGCAAGTGCTATATCAACTCTTCCTAAACCTCCACCTCTGAAAACTtcagaaaaaaatttctctacTTCCCTTTTATCCCCTTCTGTTGCTTCATCAATAACTATCTCACCTCCACCTCCTCCAATGCCACCACCTCCTCCAACACCACCTTTGAAAGAGAAATTTGGCATTAGAGCTAGACCTCCTCCACCCCCATCCCCTCCTCCAATGCCACTGTTGAAGGAGAAATCTAACATTGGAGCTGGAACTCCTCCACCCCCACCACCTCCTCCTATGCTTCCTTTGAAGGAGAAATCAGACATTGGAGCTGGAACTCTTCCATGTCCACCCCCTCCCCCCAAGCCCCTTTTGAATGAGAGATCAACCATTGAAGCTGGACCTCCTCCACCCCCACCCCCTCCAACATGCTTTGGACAGCCTGCTAATTCCACTATTTCATCTTCAATTTCTCCACCACCCCCACTTGCTCCCCCTTTGTCTTCAATTTCCCCTCTAGTCCACTCTACCTCCCCTCCACTTGTCCCTTCTGGTAAAGGTGAATCAAAGACTCATTCTGCTTCTCCCTCTAGCAGTTCTCCAAATCCTCCACCACCACTGATTTCTCCCTCTAGTTCAAGGGGTCGATTGTCACGAACTATCAATTCAAGGAGTCAGCAAACAAAGAAATTGAAGCCTTTGCATTGGTTGAAGTTGAATAGAGCTATTTCCGGAAGTTTATGGGCTGAAGCAATAAAATCCGGTGACACTTCCAA GGCTCCAGAGATTGACATGTCAGAGCTTGAAAGTCTTTTCTCAGCTGCAGTTGCAAACGCAGATGGTGGAAAAGCAAGTCTCCGTAGTGCCTCTGCTCTTAAATCAGATAGAGTGCAACTG ATTGACCATCGACGAGCATATAATTGTGAAATCATGCTCTCAAAGGTCAAAGTGCCATTGCACGACTTGATG AGTTCAGTTCTTGATCTAGAAGAATCAGCATTAGATATTGACCAGGTTGAAAACCTTATTAAATTCTGTCCGACGGAGGAGGAGATAGACCTACTTAAG gGCTACACTGGAGAAAAGGAAAAGTTGGGAAGATGTGAGCAG TTCTTCTTAGAGTTGATGCAAGTTCCACGAGTAGAATCCAAGCTCAGAGTTTTCTCATTCAAGATACAGTTTCATTCCCAG GTTTCTGGCCTTCAAAGTAGCCTGAATATTGTCAACTCTGCTTCAGAACAG ATCAGGAACTCTACCAAATTGAGAAGAGTCATGCAGACAATTCTTTCGTTAGGAAATGCTTTAAACCAGGGAACTGCTAGGG GGTCTGCAGTTGGATTTCGGTTGGATAGCCTTCTCAAACTCACTGATACACGGGCACGGAACAACAAGATGACTCTCATGCATTATCTTTGTAAG GTGCTTGCTGATAAATTACCAGAACTTCTAGACTTTTCAGGAGACCTTACCAGTTTGGAACCAGCAGCAAGG atacaattaaaatttttggccGAGGAAATGCAAGCCTTAAGCAAAGGATTGGAGAAAGTGGTTCAGGAACTGGCCTTATCTGAAAATGATGGTCCAATATCAGTAAATTTTCATAAG AAATTGACAGAGTCCCTCCAGTGTGCTGAAGCTGAATTTAGGACTTTGGCTTCTCTATATTCTGCAGTG GGTAGAAATGTTGATGCATTGATTCTTTACTTTGGAGAAGATCCATCTTGCTGTCCCTTTGAGCAAG TGATTTCAACTCTAAACAACTTTGTGAAAATGTTTAACAAAGCTCATCAGGAAAACTGCAAACAACATGAGcttgaaatgaagaaattggCAGCAGCAAGTCAGACATCGCCAATGAATTTTGCACACAAGGAGTCTGAACGCATGTTGCATACCCCAACCTAG
- the LOC123195164 gene encoding proline-rich receptor-like protein kinase PERK15 isoform X2 translates to MASTRLFSSIFIIFLFNSIKISSSNCSLNFTQFPYESQSECFDMAKDLTIQSCCDSALQYIFRAMAIRSNQSNSIFLEPFEAQDCIVAFQNLHQRINLSRCQFQDLLSSSALNPCTDNIDSVINVLGIEKYTSFRSTCQDLSGKNYSDDACFNCAVSFRDSQKILEEKTGDNPEGKQCGEALLLGLASSDVNSPNWVPGIFSCLWNEIRSPLHQRNPGKNSGGFPMDSKILLAIIILAAALVLAAPILYKLTKKQLRHSSQNDIDNLSALRKKLEDESKSSFICSDLLIFSPEEIEKATNFFNPKNVIGEGSPGKVYMGVLPNGMKMAAKRLDEGNYKLQNMMAEIYRKAKVRHPNLVSTLGYCERGDRYICLVYEFCFGHDLSHWLLGDIRTPILSWEQRIQILIGIARGLCFLHTNPIEPMVHGDIKLSNILLNEKLEAKISDFITASFKPKDGRRSLGATRENDVFQFGIVLLQILTGRNSESLVEEARDAKLKGGRGSISVMADPRLNGKYASSQFKNIFSIGVLCTNPEENERPNMDEVARMLEKSDQNRDKLNRSSESI, encoded by the exons ATGGCTTCCACCCGTCTCTTCTCTTCCATcttcatcatatttttattcaactcCATCAAGATCAGTTCTA gcAATTGCTCTTTGAATTTCACACAATTCCCATATGAATCACAGAGCGAGTGTTTCGACATGGCGAAAGATCTAACAATTCAGTCCTGTTGCGACTCAGCTCTTCAATATATCTTCCGAGCAATGGCTATAAGGTCAAACCAGTCAAACTCGATCTTCCTGGAACCGTTCGAAGCTCAGGATTGTATTGTTGCATTTCAGAATCTTCACCAGAGGATTAACCTCTCCAGGTGCCAATTCCAGGATCTTCTCTCCTCTTCAGCCCTGAATCCGTGCACGGACAACATTGATTCAGTCATAAATGTCCTTGGAATAGAAAAATATACTTCATTTCGATCGACTTGCCAGGATTTATCGGGAAAAAATTACAGCGATGATGCCTGTTTTAATTGTGCGGTGTCGTTCAGAGACTCTCAGAAAATCCTGGAAGAAAAAACTGGAGATAATCCTGAAGGAAAACAGTGTGGAGAAGCTCTTCTTCTCGGCCTGGCAAGTTCAGATGTAAACTCTCCCAATTGGGTTCCCGGAATTTTCTCCTGTTTATGGAATGAAATCC GTTCCCCATTGCATCAACGAAATCCTGGAAAAAATTCCG GAGGTTTTCCTATGGATTCCAAGATACTCCTTGCTATAATAATTTTGGCAGCAGCTTTGGTCCTTGCAGCTCCAATTCTTTACAAGTTAACAAAGAAGCAACTAAGACATTCAAGTCAAAATGATATTGACAATTTATCAG CTCTAAGAAAGAAACTAGAGGATGAATCAAAGAGTTCCTTCATCTGTTCGGACCTCCTTATCTTCTCACCAGAAGAAATCGAAAAAGCTaccaatttttttaaccccAAGAATGTCATTGGAGAGGGCTCTCCTG GCAAGGTTTATATGGGAGTTTTGCCTAATGGAATGAAAATGGCGGCCAAGAGACTTGATGAAGGAAATTATAAGCTTCAAAATATGATGGCTGAAATTTATAGAAAAGCAAAAGTGAGACATCCAAATTTGGTGAGCACTTTGGGATATTGTGAAAGAGGAGATAGATACATATGTCTTGTTTATGAGTTCTGCTTTGGCCATGACTTGTCACACTGGCTTCTCG GTGATATAAGGACACCAATTTTATCATGGGAGCAAAGGATCCAAATATTAATTGGAATTGCAAGAGGCTTATGTTTTCTACATACCAATCCTATTGAGCCAATGGTTCATGGAGATATCAAG TTAAGCaacatattattaaatgaaaaattggaAGCCAAGATTTCAGACTTCATTACCGCAAGTTTCAAGCCAAAGGATGGAAGAAGAAGCTTGGGAGCAACCAGAGAAAATGATGTCTTTCAATTTGGGATTGTGCTCCTCCAAATTTTAACAGGAAGAAACTCAGAGTCTCTTGTTGAAGAG GCCAGAGATGCAAAATTGAAAGGAGGAAGAGGAAGCATCAGCGTCATGGCAGATCCAAGATTAAATGGGAAATATGCTTCCAGTCAATTCAAGAATATATTTTCGATAGGTGTTCTTTGTACAAACcctgaagaaaatgaaaggcCAAACATGGATGAAGTTGCAAGGATGCTAGAGAAGTCGGATCAAAACAGAGACAAGCTTAATAGATCATCAGAATCAATCTAG
- the LOC123195164 gene encoding proline-rich receptor-like protein kinase PERK15 isoform X1: MASTRLFSSIFIIFLFNSIKISSSNCSLNFTQFPYESQSECFDMAKDLTIQSCCDSALQYIFRAMAIRSNQSNSIFLEPFEAQDCIVAFQNLHQRINLSRCQFQDLLSSSALNPCTDNIDSVINVLGIEKYTSFRSTCQDLSGKNYSDDACFNCAVSFRDSQKILEEKTGDNPEGKQCGEALLLGLASSDVNSPNWVPGIFSCLWNEIRSPLHQRNPGKNSGGFPMDSKILLAIIILAAALVLAAPILYKLTKKQLRHSSQNDIDNLSVTALRKKLEDESKSSFICSDLLIFSPEEIEKATNFFNPKNVIGEGSPGKVYMGVLPNGMKMAAKRLDEGNYKLQNMMAEIYRKAKVRHPNLVSTLGYCERGDRYICLVYEFCFGHDLSHWLLGDIRTPILSWEQRIQILIGIARGLCFLHTNPIEPMVHGDIKLSNILLNEKLEAKISDFITASFKPKDGRRSLGATRENDVFQFGIVLLQILTGRNSESLVEEARDAKLKGGRGSISVMADPRLNGKYASSQFKNIFSIGVLCTNPEENERPNMDEVARMLEKSDQNRDKLNRSSESI, encoded by the exons ATGGCTTCCACCCGTCTCTTCTCTTCCATcttcatcatatttttattcaactcCATCAAGATCAGTTCTA gcAATTGCTCTTTGAATTTCACACAATTCCCATATGAATCACAGAGCGAGTGTTTCGACATGGCGAAAGATCTAACAATTCAGTCCTGTTGCGACTCAGCTCTTCAATATATCTTCCGAGCAATGGCTATAAGGTCAAACCAGTCAAACTCGATCTTCCTGGAACCGTTCGAAGCTCAGGATTGTATTGTTGCATTTCAGAATCTTCACCAGAGGATTAACCTCTCCAGGTGCCAATTCCAGGATCTTCTCTCCTCTTCAGCCCTGAATCCGTGCACGGACAACATTGATTCAGTCATAAATGTCCTTGGAATAGAAAAATATACTTCATTTCGATCGACTTGCCAGGATTTATCGGGAAAAAATTACAGCGATGATGCCTGTTTTAATTGTGCGGTGTCGTTCAGAGACTCTCAGAAAATCCTGGAAGAAAAAACTGGAGATAATCCTGAAGGAAAACAGTGTGGAGAAGCTCTTCTTCTCGGCCTGGCAAGTTCAGATGTAAACTCTCCCAATTGGGTTCCCGGAATTTTCTCCTGTTTATGGAATGAAATCC GTTCCCCATTGCATCAACGAAATCCTGGAAAAAATTCCG GAGGTTTTCCTATGGATTCCAAGATACTCCTTGCTATAATAATTTTGGCAGCAGCTTTGGTCCTTGCAGCTCCAATTCTTTACAAGTTAACAAAGAAGCAACTAAGACATTCAAGTCAAAATGATATTGACAATTTATCAG TTACAGCTCTAAGAAAGAAACTAGAGGATGAATCAAAGAGTTCCTTCATCTGTTCGGACCTCCTTATCTTCTCACCAGAAGAAATCGAAAAAGCTaccaatttttttaaccccAAGAATGTCATTGGAGAGGGCTCTCCTG GCAAGGTTTATATGGGAGTTTTGCCTAATGGAATGAAAATGGCGGCCAAGAGACTTGATGAAGGAAATTATAAGCTTCAAAATATGATGGCTGAAATTTATAGAAAAGCAAAAGTGAGACATCCAAATTTGGTGAGCACTTTGGGATATTGTGAAAGAGGAGATAGATACATATGTCTTGTTTATGAGTTCTGCTTTGGCCATGACTTGTCACACTGGCTTCTCG GTGATATAAGGACACCAATTTTATCATGGGAGCAAAGGATCCAAATATTAATTGGAATTGCAAGAGGCTTATGTTTTCTACATACCAATCCTATTGAGCCAATGGTTCATGGAGATATCAAG TTAAGCaacatattattaaatgaaaaattggaAGCCAAGATTTCAGACTTCATTACCGCAAGTTTCAAGCCAAAGGATGGAAGAAGAAGCTTGGGAGCAACCAGAGAAAATGATGTCTTTCAATTTGGGATTGTGCTCCTCCAAATTTTAACAGGAAGAAACTCAGAGTCTCTTGTTGAAGAG GCCAGAGATGCAAAATTGAAAGGAGGAAGAGGAAGCATCAGCGTCATGGCAGATCCAAGATTAAATGGGAAATATGCTTCCAGTCAATTCAAGAATATATTTTCGATAGGTGTTCTTTGTACAAACcctgaagaaaatgaaaggcCAAACATGGATGAAGTTGCAAGGATGCTAGAGAAGTCGGATCAAAACAGAGACAAGCTTAATAGATCATCAGAATCAATCTAG